A stretch of Gorilla gorilla gorilla isolate KB3781 chromosome 9, NHGRI_mGorGor1-v2.1_pri, whole genome shotgun sequence DNA encodes these proteins:
- the OR8D2 gene encoding olfactory receptor 8D2 produces MATSNHSSGAEFILAGLTQRPELQLPLFLLFLGIYVVTVVGNLGMIFLIALSSQLYSPVYYFLSHLSFIDLCYSSVITPKMLVNFVPEENIISFLECITQLYFFLIFVTAEGYLLTAMEYDHYVAICRPLLYNIVMSHRVCSIMMAVVYSLGFLGATVHTTRMSVLSFCRSHTVSHYFCDILPLLTLSCSSTHINEILLFIIGGVNTLATTLAVLISYAFIFSSILGIHSTEGQSKAFGTCSSHLLAVGIFFGSITFMYFKPPSSTTMEKEKVSSVFYITIIPVLNPLIYSLRNKDVKNALKKMTGGRQSS; encoded by the coding sequence ATGGCTACTTCAAACCATTCTTCAGGGGCTGAGTTTATCCTGGCAGGCTTGACACAACGCCCAGAACTTCAACTGCCACTCTTCCTCCTGTTCCTTGGAATATATGTGGTCACAGTGGTGGGGAACCTGGGCATGATCTTCTTAATTGCTCTCAGTTCTCAACTTTACTCTCCAGTGTATTATTTTCTCAGTCATTTGTCTTTCATTGATCTCTGCTACTCCTCTGTCATTACCCCTAAGATGCTGGTGAACTTTGTTCCAGAGGAGAACATTATCTCCTTTCTGGAATGCATTACTcaactttatttcttccttatttttgtaACTGCAGAAGGCTACCTTCTGACAGCCATGGAATATGACCATTATGTTGCTATCTGTCGCCCACTGCTTTACAATATTGTCATGTCCCACAGGGTCTGTTCCATAATGATGGCTGTGGTATACTCACTGGGTTTTTTGGGGGCCACAGTCCATACTACCCGCATGTCAGTGTTGTCATTCTGTAGGTCTCATACGGTCAGTCATTATTTTTGTGATATTCTCCCCTTATTGACTCTGTCTTGCTCCAGCACCCACATCAATGAGATTCTGCTGTTCATTATTGGAGGAGTTAATACCTTAGCAACTACACTGGCGGTCCTTATCTCTTATGCTTTCATCTTCTCTAGTATCCTTGGTATTCATTCCACTGAGGGGCAATCCAAAGCCTTTGGCACTTGTAGCTCCCATCTCTTGGCTGTGGGCATCTTTTTTGGGTCTATAACATTCATGTATTTCAAGCCCCCTTCCAGCACTACTATGGAAAAAGAGAAGGTGTCTTCTGTGTTCTACATCACAATAATCCCCGTGCTGAATCCTCTAATCTATAGCCTGAGGAACAAGGATGTGAAAAATGCACTGAAGAAGATGACTGGGGGAAGGCAGTCATCCTGA
- the OR8D1 gene encoding olfactory receptor 8D1, with the protein MTMENYSTAAQFVLDGLTQQAELQLPLFLLFLGIYVVTVVGNLGMILLIAVSPLLHTPMYYFLSSLSFVDFCYSSVITPKMLVNFLGKKNTILYSECMVQLFFFVVFVVAEGYLLTATAYDRYVAICSPLLYNAIMSSWVCSLLVLAAFFLGVLSALTHTSAMMKLSFCKSHIINHYFCDVLPLLNLSCSNTHLSELLLFIIAGFNTLVPILAVAVSYAFILYSILHIRSSEGRSKAFGTCSSHLMAVGIFFGSITFMYFKPPSSNSLDQEKVSSVFYTTVIPMLNPLIYSLRNKDVKKALRKVLVGK; encoded by the coding sequence ATGACCATGGAAAATTATTCTACGGCAGCTCAGTTTGTCTTAGATGGTTTAACACAGCAAGCAGAGCTCCAGCTGCCCCTCTTCCTCCTGTTCCTGGGAATCTATGTGGTCACAGTAGTGGGCAACCTGGGCATGATTCTCCTGATTGCAGTCAGCCCTCTACTTCACACCCCCATGTACTATTTCCTCAGTAGCTTGTCCTTCGTCGATTTCTGCTATTCCTCTGTCAttactcccaaaatgctggtgaaCTTCCTAGGAAAGAAGAATACAATCCTTTACTCTGAGTGCATGGTCCAGCTCTTTTTCTTTGTGGTCTTTGTGGTGGCTGAGGGTTACCTCCTGACTGCCACGGCATATGATCGCTATGTTGCCATCTGTAGCCCACTGCTTTATAATGCGATCATGTCCTCATGGGTCTGCTCACTGCTAGTGCTGGCTGCCTTCTTCTTGGGCGTTCTCTCTGCCTTGACTCATACAAGTGCCATGATGAAACTGTCCTTTTGCAAATCCCACATTATCAACCATTACTTCTGTGATGTTCTTCCCCTCCTCAATCTCTCCTGCTCCAACACACACCTCAGTGAGCTTCTACTTTTTATCATTGCGGGGTTTAACACCTTGGTGCCCATCCTAGCTGTTGCTGTCTCCTATGCCTTCATCCTCTACAGCATCCTTCACATCCGCTCCTCAGAGGGCCGGTCCAAAGCTTTTGGAACATGCAGCTCTCATCTCATGGCTGTGGGGATCTTCTTTGGGTCCATTACCTTCATGTATTTCAAGCCCCCTTCAAGTAACTCCCTGGACCAGGAGAAGGTGTCCTCTGTATTCTACACCACGGTGATCCCCATGCTGAACCCTTTAATATACAGTCTGAGGAATAAGGATGTGAAGAAAGCATTGAGGAAGGTCTTAGTAGGAAAATGA